CCGGCAGCGGCCGCGACCTCGACGTCGGACTCGGGCCCGGCCACCGGCGCCGGCTCGGCCGGGGATACGGCGGGCGGCGTCTCGGGTTCGGCGGCCTTCGCCGCCGGGGGGCGCCCACTCGGGCGTGGCGACTCGACACCGGCCGCGGGTGTCGTCGGCGCCGCGCCGTCCACTCCGGTGGCCGACAGCCGGCGCTCGAGCAGGTCGAGCCGCGAGAGCATCGCCGCCACGTCTTCGGCCGCGCCCGGCAACAGCACGCGGGCGCACGCGAGCTCGAGCACGAGCCGGGGTGACGTCGTACCCCGCATCTCGACCAGCGCCTCGGCCATCACGTCGCCGGCTCGCGAGAGCGACGCGCGGCCGTACTTCGTCGCTTGCGCGCGCATCCGTTCGAGCTGGTCGGCGGGCGCATCGAGCAGGCCGCTGTCGGCGGCATCGGGTACGGCATCGAGCACCAGCAGGTCGCGGAAGCGCTCGAGGAGATCCTGGGCGAAGCGGCGCGGCTCCAGCCCCGCATCGATGACACGGTCGACGGCCCGGAAGACCGCGCCGCCGTCACCTGCGACGAAGGCGTCGACGGCCTCGTCGAGCAACGCCGCGTCGGTATAGCCGAGCAGAGCAAGCGCGCGGTCGTAGGTGATCGTCTCGTCCCCAGACCCTGCGGCGAGCTGGTCGAGGATCGACTGTGCGTCCCTGGCGGAGCCGGCGCCGGCCCGCACGATCAACGGCAGCACCGACGGCTCGATCCTTATGCCCTCGGCCTCGGCGAGCGTCGCCAGGTGCTCGCGCATCACCTGCGGCGGGATCAGGCGGAACCGGTAGTGGAAGGTCCGTGACTTGATCGTCGTGAGCACCTTGTCGGGCTCGGTCGTCGCGAAGATGAACTTCACGTGCGGCGGCGGCTCCTCGACCACCTTGAGCAGCGCGTTGAACGCCGCGGTGGTGATCATGTGCGCCTCGTCGATCACGTAGATCTTGAACCGCGACGACACCGGCGCGAAGAACGCCCGCTCGCGCAGGTCGCGGGCGTCGTCGACGAGGCCGTGCGACGCAGCGTCGATCTCGATGACGTCGAGCGACCCCGGTCCGTTGGGCGCGAGCGCTACGCAGGAGTCGCACACACCGCATGGCGTCGGCGTCGGGCCCTTCTCGCAGTTCAACGACCGCGCAAGGATCCGCGCGCTCGACGTCTTGCCGCAGCCACGCGGGCCGCTGAACAGATACGCGTGGTGGATCCGTCCCGACGCCAGCGCCTGGCAGATCGGCTCAGTCACGTGCTCCTGGCCGAAGACCTCGGCGAACGAGCCGGGCCGGTACTTCCGGTACAGCGCGAGCGACATCGAGGCGACCTCCAACCAATGGGACCCCTCGCACACCCGCCAGAGCCCGCTTACCCTTGCTGCCTTCCGGCCCTGGGGGGGTTGGGCGGGGTAACGCCGCACGAGGGGTCGGCGCCCACTGTAGTCGCGGCCGGTGACAGCCGACCAGGCCGCGCACACCGCGGTCGCCCTCGCTCGCCGGCTGCCGGCGCACCACCGAAGTCGATAGAATCCCGGACGGAGGATTCGCCTAGTTGGCCTATGGCGCACGCTTGGAAAGCGTGTTGGGGGCAACCCCTCGCGAGTTCGAATCTCGCATCCTCCGCCACGCGCGGCCCGTCCTCGCCCGCCGGAGTTGGAGGTCTGCGATCGCCAGCCCGGCGCAGGCACCGCCCGCTCGCGAGGAGTCCAGCGGCCGGGTCGCGGCGAGGTACGTCGCTCCTGCCCTGCTCTGCCTGAGTTTCGCCGCGATCGCGGTCACCCAGCTTCTCGGCCCGAGTGCCACCGAGGCACCGCTCGGCGCGAACGACAACGGCGCGACCCCGCCGTGGCACGCGTCGACCTCGCCGTCACCGTGGTTGGTGAGCGGGCTGCTCGCGCTTGCCGTAGCGGCGGGGGTCGCAACGCTGTGGCTCGGCCTCACCGGACGCTGGCGACCGCGCCCGAAACGTGTGATCGCCGCGAGCGCACTCGCTGTCGGGGTCCTGGGTCTGCTCGCACCGATCGGCTCCGCCGACCCGCTGTCCTATGCCGCCTACGGACGGATGGTGACGACCGGCCACGATCCCTACACGACAGCACCGTCCTCGCTCGCGGCAACCGACCCAGTCGAGCGGGCGGTGGAGATTCCTTGGCAGCACACGCCATCGGTCTACGGTCCGGTGGCGACCGCCGAGCAGGCGCTCGCCTCGAAGCTGGCCGGCCGCAACGTGGCGCTCACGATCTTGCTGCTCGACCTGGTCGGCGCGGTGGTGTTCATCGCGACCGCGCTGCTCCTCTACCGGATCGCGCCGACCGACGAGGTCCGGCTGCGCGGTGCACTGTTGTGGACGGCAAACCCGTTGCTGTGGCTGCAGCTCGTGGCCGGTGCGCATCTCGACGTACTCGCCGCCGGCGCAGTGCTCGCCGCGGTCGCGATCGCCGTACGTAGCCGGATCGCCGCCGGGGCGCTGGTCGGCGTCGCCGTCTCGATCAAGGCACCCACCGCTCTGGTCTGGGTTGCACTGGCCTGGGCCGCGCGACGGTCGAGGCGAGCCGTAGCAGCGCTCACCGCGGGCGCCTTGGTGGTCGCCGGAGTCGGCTACGGCGTCGCCGGTGCGGGCGCGTTCCGCGAGCTGAACCGCGCCTCGCGGCAAGTGTCGCTCGCAACGCCGTGGCGGCTCGTGTCCGACCTGACCGATCCTGCGTTCGGTCATGGTGCGTCGCGCCGCGTGATCGGGGCACTCGCATTCGTCGTTTTCGTCGCCGTAGTTGTCGCGCTGCACCGTTTGAACCCGGAGGTGCGCGGCGGCAGCCCGACGGCCCTCGCCTTCGCCCTGTCCCTCGCCTACGTGCTGTCCGCGCCGTACACCTTGCCGTGGTACGACGCCGTGCCGTGGGTGCTGCTTCCCTTGCTCGCGACCAGCCGGCTCGACGCCTTGCTGGCCGCGCACACCGCGGTGCTCTCGCTCGCCTACATTCCCGGTCGCGCGGCGTACCGGCTGACCGGCGCGATGCACGCCGTGGCGTTCGGTATGCGCGACGCCGTATCACCGATCGTGCTGATCGCGCTCCTGCTTGCGCTAGCCGCAGCAAGCACCCGACACGCCTCGCGACCTGCGAGTTTGGCTCCACCACGCTCGCCTGGCTAGCCTTGTGCTTGCTCACAGCAAACGCTTGAGACCGTCACGGCGCGCTTAGTCCCGCCGGCCGTGACGAGCGGTTACCGACGGCGGGAGCGGAGGACCCACCGCGGTCGGTGCCGTTTACATCACCGGACGCAGGGGTGAAGTCGACCAAGTAGAGGTCGACCGGGCACCTTCCAGCCCGAACCCGACAGCTGACTTCGCAGGCGCCCGGAAGGGAACTGTTCCATGCGCCATGCCCGAAAACCGGGACGACATCGCAAGCCGTCGAACGCCGGCTTGCTGGCCACGGCCGGCGCGGTCGGTGTCGGCACCCTCGCCGCGGTGATCATCAGCCCGGCTGCCGCCAGCGCCGCAACCAACGTCCAGTGGGAGCGCGTCGCGCACTGCGAGTCCGGCGACCGCTGGCACATCGACACCGGCAACGGCTACTACGGGGGCCTGCAGTTCTCGGCGTCGACGTGGGCGTCGTTCGACGTCGACCACTACGCCAGCCGCGCCGACCTCGCTTCCAAGCACCAGCAGATGGATGTGGCAAACCACGTCTTGAAGCGCCAAGGTTGGCACGCGTGGCCGATCTGCTCGCAGTACGCCGGCTCGCCCGGCCCGTCTCCGGTCGAGACCAAGGCGGGTCACGCCAAGCACGACGGCAAGTGGATCCACTACCGGGTACGCCACGGCGACACCCTCGCCGAGATCGCTCGGCGACACCACGTCAAGGGTGGCTGGCGCACGGTGTACCGGGACAACCGGCACGTCATCGGCAGCAACCCCAGTGCGATCCATGCCGGGGAGAAGCTCAAGCTTCGCGCGCATCACGCACACTGAGCACCGCAGACTGCCGTAGTCGTGAGCGACGTTCACGACTACGGCAATTCTGTGTCTCGTCGGAGATCTCGGTCAGTCGTTCATCGTCGTGATCATCTGCTGGAAGTCTCGCGTCGCGCGTGCACTACCGGCGCTGAGGAAGACCAGCT
This window of the Mycobacteriales bacterium genome carries:
- the mptB gene encoding polyprenol phosphomannose-dependent alpha 1,6 mannosyltransferase MptB codes for the protein MGATPREFESRILRHARPVLARRSWRSAIASPAQAPPAREESSGRVAARYVAPALLCLSFAAIAVTQLLGPSATEAPLGANDNGATPPWHASTSPSPWLVSGLLALAVAAGVATLWLGLTGRWRPRPKRVIAASALAVGVLGLLAPIGSADPLSYAAYGRMVTTGHDPYTTAPSSLAATDPVERAVEIPWQHTPSVYGPVATAEQALASKLAGRNVALTILLLDLVGAVVFIATALLLYRIAPTDEVRLRGALLWTANPLLWLQLVAGAHLDVLAAGAVLAAVAIAVRSRIAAGALVGVAVSIKAPTALVWVALAWAARRSRRAVAALTAGALVVAGVGYGVAGAGAFRELNRASRQVSLATPWRLVSDLTDPAFGHGASRRVIGALAFVVFVAVVVALHRLNPEVRGGSPTALAFALSLAYVLSAPYTLPWYDAVPWVLLPLLATSRLDALLAAHTAVLSLAYIPGRAAYRLTGAMHAVAFGMRDAVSPIVLIALLLALAAASTRHASRPASLAPPRSPG
- a CDS encoding DNA polymerase III subunit gamma and tau, which gives rise to MSLALYRKYRPGSFAEVFGQEHVTEPICQALASGRIHHAYLFSGPRGCGKTSSARILARSLNCEKGPTPTPCGVCDSCVALAPNGPGSLDVIEIDAASHGLVDDARDLRERAFFAPVSSRFKIYVIDEAHMITTAAFNALLKVVEEPPPHVKFIFATTEPDKVLTTIKSRTFHYRFRLIPPQVMREHLATLAEAEGIRIEPSVLPLIVRAGAGSARDAQSILDQLAAGSGDETITYDRALALLGYTDAALLDEAVDAFVAGDGGAVFRAVDRVIDAGLEPRRFAQDLLERFRDLLVLDAVPDAADSGLLDAPADQLERMRAQATKYGRASLSRAGDVMAEALVEMRGTTSPRLVLELACARVLLPGAAEDVAAMLSRLDLLERRLSATGVDGAAPTTPAAGVESPRPSGRPPAAKAAEPETPPAVSPAEPAPVAGPESDVEVAAAAGQQEAEVETAPPAASEPSVPGRIDLVALERMWDPVLDAVKKRSRTAQALMFGAQPVALDEKSLTLSFQTPGLATRVASEFGDVVGAALKEVLGLDLVVRTTSGERGGAEPARPAASASPADAPPSGKGRPATAAAAHEAEPEGSEDVIDLEGSTSVDPQSSALNLLKQELGGQVIGEIDTS
- a CDS encoding transglycosylase family protein, translated to MRHARKPGRHRKPSNAGLLATAGAVGVGTLAAVIISPAAASAATNVQWERVAHCESGDRWHIDTGNGYYGGLQFSASTWASFDVDHYASRADLASKHQQMDVANHVLKRQGWHAWPICSQYAGSPGPSPVETKAGHAKHDGKWIHYRVRHGDTLAEIARRHHVKGGWRTVYRDNRHVIGSNPSAIHAGEKLKLRAHHAH